A window of Sphingomonas astaxanthinifaciens DSM 22298 genomic DNA:
CCGCCTCGGCCGGGAAGAATTTGAACCGCTCGAGCCCGAGGTCGAGCCCGCGCATGATGCCGCCCGCGGTGGCGACGCCCGGCAGATAGGCGATCCCGCTCGCCTGCGCGGCGCGGGTCAGCGGCTCGGTCAGGCCGGGCGCGACGATGAATTGCGCGCCGGCTTCCTGCGCGGCGTCGAGCTGGCGGGGGTTGAGCACGGTCCCCGCGCCGACGATCGCGCCCGGGACCTTGGCCATGGCGCGCACGGCGTCGAGCGCGTCGGGGGTCCGCAGCGTCACCTCGAGCACCGGCAGGCCCGCCTCGACCAGCACGTTCGCCAGCTCGGCGGGATCATGCTCGCCGTTCATCACCAGCACCGGGATCACCGGGGCGGCCTGCATTACCTGATCGATCAGCATGGGAAGGCTTTCGCAAAGGCCGCGGCCGCGCCGAACAGGCCGGGCTGGGGATGGGTGATGAGCTTGACCGGAAGGCCGTCCATCCGCCGCTCGAAGCGGCCCTTGGCGATGAAGCGGTCCCGGAAACCCGAGCGCGGAAGATGGTCCTTCAATCGGAAGCCGAGCCCGCCACCGATGGCCACGGCGGCCGCGCCCTGCGCCAGCGCAAGGTCGCCGGCGACCGCGCCCAGTGTCAGGCAGAAGCGGTCGAGCGCGGCGGCGGCAAGGCTGTCGCTTCCGGCCAGCGCCGCGCCCCACAATTCCTTCTCGTCGTGGATCGCCGCCGGCCGGCCCTCGATCGCGGCGAGGGCTTCGTAGAGGTTCATCAGGCCGCGGCCCGACAGGATCCGCTCGACCGAGACCCGGCGGAAGCTGCGGCGAAGCTCGACCAGGATGCGGTCCTCGAGCGCGTCGAGCGGGGCGAAGTCGACATGGCCGCCTTCGGTTTCGATCACCTGGTAGCTGCCGTCCTTTCGCAGCAGGCCCGCGACCCCGAGCCCGGTGCCGGGCCCGAGGATGGTGATCATGCCCTCGGCGGGAAGCGGCTCGTCGGGGCCGCAGAGGTGGAGATAGGCGTCGCGTTCGAACGCCGCGACCGCATGCGCGACCGCGCCGAAGTCGTTGACCACCACATAGTCGGTCGCCCCGAGTTTCTCGGGGATGAGCGCGGGGCGGATCACCCAGGGGTTGTTGGTGAGCTTGAGCAATTCGCCTCCCACCGGCCCGGCGAAGCTGATCGCGAGCGCGGCCGGAAGCGGGGCACCGACGCGTCGGCCGAATTCCTCCCAGGCGAGCTGGAAGCTGCCATGATCGGCGGTCTTGAGGGTGACCGGTTCGTCGAGCGTGGCGACCCGGCCACCATCCAAGGTGGCGAGGGCAAAGCGGGCGTGGGTCCCGCCTATGTCGGCGGCAACGATCTGGCGGCTCATGCCTGTTCGGTTTCCATCAGGTGAAGCATGGCCGACGCACCGCGCTCGGCATCGTCGGCGGCGCCGCGCATCAGCGCGAACAGCTCGCGGCCGGTGCCTTGCGGCGGGGGCAGGGCCGCCGCGGGATCGCGGGCCGAAAGATCGACCCCGACCGCCTCGAGGCTTCCGTCCTCGCCCGACAGGCGGACGATGTCGCCGTCGCGCAGGCGGCTGAGCGGGCCGCCGCCCAGCGCCTCGGGGGAGACGTGAATGGCGGCCGGCACCTTGCCGCTCGCGCCCGACATCCGTCCGTCGGTGACCAGCGCCACGCGGTGGCCGCG
This region includes:
- the eda gene encoding bifunctional 4-hydroxy-2-oxoglutarate aldolase/2-dehydro-3-deoxy-phosphogluconate aldolase; translation: MLIDQVMQAAPVIPVLVMNGEHDPAELANVLVEAGLPVLEVTLRTPDALDAVRAMAKVPGAIVGAGTVLNPRQLDAAQEAGAQFIVAPGLTEPLTRAAQASGIAYLPGVATAGGIMRGLDLGLERFKFFPAEAAGGLPALRSLAAPFGAVRFCPTGGITEATAPDWLAEPAVTCIGGSWLVKKGLSLAEIGALAARAGALRAR
- a CDS encoding glucokinase translates to MSRQIVAADIGGTHARFALATLDGGRVATLDEPVTLKTADHGSFQLAWEEFGRRVGAPLPAALAISFAGPVGGELLKLTNNPWVIRPALIPEKLGATDYVVVNDFGAVAHAVAAFERDAYLHLCGPDEPLPAEGMITILGPGTGLGVAGLLRKDGSYQVIETEGGHVDFAPLDALEDRILVELRRSFRRVSVERILSGRGLMNLYEALAAIEGRPAAIHDEKELWGAALAGSDSLAAAALDRFCLTLGAVAGDLALAQGAAAVAIGGGLGFRLKDHLPRSGFRDRFIAKGRFERRMDGLPVKLITHPQPGLFGAAAAFAKAFPC